Part of the Kordiimonas pumila genome is shown below.
ACCCGCGGCGCAGGCACTTCTTCGGTGTTTTCTTTTGAAACTATTAGGGTCGTGCCATCTTTGCTATCTGCTAGCCTTATCGTGCCGTAGCGTATTTGATGCAGTCTCGTTTGTAACCACTCCGCTGGCGCTTCGGTAATGGTGTAAAGGCCATTGATCCGGGTTTTGCTTGTAAGTGCATTGGTGTCGGATGCCTCACTGGTGGGATTTGGTGCAAGCTTGCTATTGGCAAACTGAATAACATCTGCGCGAAAGCCTTCTGGATCAGTCCCAAAATAAGCAAAGCCGATATTTTCGGCTGGAAACACCATTATAGAGGTGTTGCCGTAAGGGGTGCGAAAAAGCTCAAACCAGTGTTGATGGCTGGTGGTGTGCAAACCAAGGCCAAGGGTACGGGATGGCCCCATAGGGTGCATGCGCCAGCTTAAAGTACCGGTTAGTTGTTGGTATAGTGTCGAGTCTAGAAAAGGTGCAGTGTTATATGGTGATCTATTAGTTGCTATTATGCGCGTAAGGCTTGCGAGCAATTGCTCCGTGCCTTTAAGGCCGCGCAAAAACAAAAGCGGGTTTTTAGCGTCAATTACTTTTAAAGATGTGATGGGCAGCCCTAGGGGTAACAAAAGTGTATCATCAATAATCTTTAGAATTGGTTTACCGGTTTTTTGCTCCAGCAAGCGAATAAGAATAGCCCAGCCCACAGGATCATGGTGGGCCATCTTTCCGGCCGAGCGTACCTCGCTTGCATAAGATTTTAGGTTGGCTGCTGAATATATTACAGGAGGCACCGCAAAGCCTGCTGTCTCTGTCAGGAGGTGTCTCGGTGTTATGGCTACCTTGAAAGGCTGATCGTCAAGAAGTGTATTTGGCGTTTTTGCAACGGCTTCATCAAGGGTTAGGATACCATCTCCTGCAAGCCGCAGTGTAACAAGGGTTAAAAGCAGTTTTCCTACGCCGCCCATGGCATGATAGGTGTTATCCTTTATGCCCACTGTTTCTTGATCTGTTATATAAAAACCCTCATGGGATACAATTTTTTGCCTAAGGTCTGAGGGTAGCGTGAGGGCAAAATCCTCTGCAAACACTACTTCTGTGTGAAGCAGTATGAACGAGCTCCAGAGAGCGATGATTTTATATAAAAGCGCTTTTTGCATTATGGGGCAGTTAAACACTAAAGCGCGTTACCCCGCAATCAAATGCAGCACTTCAATGTTAGAAATTATAGGCAATGCCAGCGCCTGCTACCATCTGTGCCTTTGAACCACGATCATTTGTAACGAGGGGGCTGTCCGCAGGGCTTCCTAGAATGCGGCCATAGGATAGCAGGCTGAGAACGCGAACTTTCTCAGAAAGGGTTAAAGAGCCAACAATGCTGGCGCTGACTTCAGAAAAACCTGAGTCTGCGTTGAAGGCTGCTAGGCCATATTCTGAGCTTGCTGATTGTTGCGGGGTAATACCAAATATGGTTTGCGCACTTTTGTCAGAAATCCATTTTGCTCTGCCGACCAGCATGGCAACAAAATTATCTTTCCTAAAAACACCGTGTCCGGCTGTAAGGCGTACACTGCTACCAATACCAGCACCAAGGCCGTGGCGGTACTCAGCAGAAAGTAAAGCTGACTTTGTTTTCCAGTGCGCAAAGACACCAACCTCAAATGTATCGCTAATATCGCCAATACCTGCAAGGACCGGGTTGTTTGATTCGTCGCGGCCAAAACTGAGAGCAAGAAGGGGACCAGCTTCGAAGTTGCCATTTTCATAAGCTTTAAATGTCAAAAGGCTACCATTCAGGCGCCATGCATCCTTGTAGCGAATATCAATGAGAGGAACTATCCGGAAGCGGTAATTGTCTGAGCCTGTGTAATCAGGTGTAAAGCCGAAACCAACACCAAGGCGCGCATTTATTTCATCTGGGGCTACATCGTCTGGCCAAATTAGGTCAAGACCGCTTTGAACAGCCTCTACTGCATTATTGAAAGCGTCTGTTACAAAGGTTTGGGCTGATGCTGGGGAAGCAAATGCCACTACCGAAAAAATGGAAAGGGAAATATATTTTATCACGTTTCTGCCCTGTATGCCTGATGTATCTATAGCTGTATAATACTATAGTTAGTGTCGGAATAATGGCAAAATGGTGCCTTTGATTTTATGAAAATACTATCCCTTTTTGAGGGTATTGTATAAATTTTCCATCAGTGTGGCATATTTTCCTAAAAGGAACGGCGCATCAAAATCCAGAAGCGGGCTATTTGCAGCGCAAACGCAACAATAACACCAATCAGCATACCCATGATAAGGCCTTTAAGCCCCATATCTGCTTTAAAAGCCAGTAAGTAGCTGAAGGGAAGCATAACAAGGATGAAAGAAAAGCTTTGTAAATATGTCGGCCACCAGGTTTCTTTAAGTCCGCGCAGGACAAGCGACGCTACCATCTGAGAGGCATCAAACACCATTCCAACGGCATAGATCAAAGCAATAGGCAGTAGAATTTCGATGATCCGGCTGTCTTTTGTGAAAATCGCTAATATTTCAGCATTTTGAAAATAGATAACGAGACCCAATATCCCAGCGAATACAAGATTTAGAAATATGCCTACACAGCCTGCTAACAGGATGTCTGCTTTGTCGCGGCGTGAGAAGGCAATACCCACCCGCACAGTTGTCGCAAAACCGATACCAATGGATATCATTAGTGGCAGGCCTAGCATCTGCGATGCCACACCGTGGGCAGCAAGGGGAACTGTACCAAGCCAGCCCGCAAAAACAGCCAGAGCTGCAAAAGCAATAACCTCAGCAGCGAGTGATACGCCAGAAGCATAGCCAATTTGACGCTGGTCAGACCATTCGTTCCATGCTTGGCCGTGAGGGCTTCGGACTGCAAATTTTCGCAGGCTTGGTGCGTTCCAAACATAAATGAGGGCGGTAATCGCCATAACCCAGCGTACAGCTGTGGATGCCCACGCAGAACCCTCTGCGCCCATTTCCGGCATACCAAAATGCCCAAAAATAAGCATATAGTTCAGGGCTACATTTATGATATTTGCAAACAGCATTAAGTAAAAGCCTACTTCGGCGCGTTTTACGCCTTCCATAAACATAGTGCAGGTAATGAAGAGCATATGGCCCGGCATGCCAAGGGCCAGTATTTGCACCAAGTGGCCGCTGGTGGCCGCATTTTCAGGAGTTTGGCCCAGAAGAGTAAGCCAGTATTCTGCAGGCCATGCAACGCCAATAAGAATAAGACCTATAAGCGCTGAAAAAGGTACACTGCGTCGCCATACTTTGCCGGCTCCGATAAAGTCGTCTGTCCCATAAGCATTTGAGGTATAGACAATAATGCCAGACACAAGCCCAATCCCAACAACAAGCGAAAACATAATAACAGACTGGTTGGCAAGGTTTAGCCATGCCAAATGCTGGGTCGCATAATGCCCGACCATTGCGGTATCAACCATGCCGAGGCCCAAAATGCCAATACGCATAAGAACTGTGGGTGTCGCAAGGCGGAACAGCTCACTGAAATGGCGCTGCAGGCGTTCTTTAAGCCAAGCCCTGTCATGGTATATTTGCTGTGCTGTCATTGTCTAAGCCTTTATTCCTGACTGAAAGTTCAGTTTTTTGGTTCCTGCACTTGTATCAGGTATTTATTGGTGGAATAGTGCTAATCTTATTTGCTTGACCTTGCAATCAAACTGTCGAGGGTAGACGATAAAATATGGCATGTTATTTCGGGGGGAACACGGGTGTCTGATCAAACGGTAAAACAACAGGGCCCACTAACATATGGTCCGTATCCAGAATTAACCCCACAGGCTGTGATTGTTGGTTACTTTTTGGGGGCAATTATTGCAGTTTCGATCGGCTATGCTTCTCTCAAGCTTGGCTTTTCTATTGAGGGTTCTGAACTGGCTGCAATACTTGGTTTTGGTATTTTGCGCGGTATTCTAAGGCGTCGATCTATCGTCGAAAATAATGTCACGCAAACAGTAGCAAGCGCTGTGAATGGTGCATCATCGGGCATGATGTTTTCGGTGCCTGCCATTTTTATCCTTGGATACGGCTATGAATTTAATCCGTATATTTTAACATTTGGGGCGATTGCAGGGGCATTTCTTGGCATTGCCTTTATCATCCCCTTAAGAAAGCAAATGATCGACTTTGAGCGCCTTACCTACCCGGGTGGGGTGGCGGTGGCCTCTATTTTAAAAGCGCCGGGTGCAGGTATTACAAAGGCGATCATGCTGGTTAGTGCCGCGCTGGTTTCTGGCATTGTGTACGGCTTCACTGACGGGATGGATTTTGATCTCTTTAGTTGGCTCAACAGCCTTGTTGGCCGTGAGATTTTACCAGAATATCTGAACGGCGTGTGGTTTATTTCCCTGATGACAGTGGGGGTAGGCTTTATTGCTGGGCGCGGCGGCGTGGCTTTCATTGTAGGTGGGTATGTTTGTTACTGGATTTTAGCCCCTTTGCTTGATGTAACAGGCCTTCTGCCGGTGGTGAACGGTGTGGAGGTGACAGACCCGAATAGCCTAAGGTTGATGCTATTCAGACCAACAGGTATTGGAATGCTCATTGGCGGTGCTGTTATTGGGGTGATTTTTGCCTTTCCGCTCATTAAGTCTGCGATATCTTCCATGCAGTCTTCATCTAAGGTCGCAAGCGGTATTAGCCGCGATGAAATGCCCATTAAGCTTCTGTATATAGCTATTATTGGTGCCAGCATATTGCTTGCGGTTATGGCGATCACCTCTACCAAAGAGGTTGGTATTGTACGCGGCATTCTCATGGCTCTTTTTGGGACGGTCTGGATATGGATGGCGGGGATCATTCTGTCAGAAGCCATTGGCCGCACCAACTGGTCGCCGCTTTCCGGTATGACACTTATTGGGGTTACCATTCTTATTATTGTGACGCAGAGTTTTGGCGGCATGGAAACTGGCCCAGCCATTATTGCCGCGATCACTGTGGGGGCTGCGGCGTGTGTTGCCATGAGCCAAGCGACCGACCTAATGCTTGATCTTAAAACCGGGTATCTGGTGGGGGCAACACCGCGCATGCAGCAAGCGGGGCAGTTTCTGGGCGCTTGGCTTGGGCCTATCCTTATTATTGTGCTGATCTTTGTTTTACACCGGGTTTACGGCCTTGGATCTAACGAGTTACCTGCGCCGCAAGGGGAAGCGCTTGCGTCTATGGTAAAGGGTATTACAGGCGGCGAGGTACCCCACGAAAAATATATTGCTGGTGCGGCCCTTGGTGGCTTGCTCACGGCGCTGCAGGGTGGGCTTGGTATCACCGTAGGGCTTGGGTTTTACCTGCCGTTTAATGTGGTGCTAACCTATTCAATTGGTACATTGCTGCGGGAAATATCAGACCGCACTATGGGGAAAGCATGGTCCGATAATACCGGTATCCCTATTGCTGCAGGGCTTATTGTTGGAGAGGCCCTTGTCGGTGTTGGTATTGCCACCAGCATGATTTTAAACGCTTAAAAGGAAGGAAAGAACAATGCAATTTGCAGCTAAATTATTGACTATTCTTGCTTTTCTTGCGGGCGCATTTTTAACGTCTCTTGACCCGAAGCATGTAAACTGGGTTACGTTTGTGCCGGTTATTCTCGCCGGGGTTCTAGGCGTTATTATCGCCAAAAGGCTGGCAAGTGCTGAGGCCCACAGTGATGATGTGTTAACGGCCAACCGTGCAGAGCTGACAAACAGCCTGAACCGAATTGTCACTAACCTTGAAGCCCTTGACGGCCAGAAAGACAAAGTACCAACCTACGAGATGCGGTTCGAAATTGACCGGCTTTTCCGTGATGACCTGATGCGCTTTGCTGATGCAAGGGAAAGCCTGAAACATATGTACGGCTTGCGGGCATATGCTGACATTATGTCGAGCTTTGCAGCAGGGGAACGTTACTTAAACCGGGTTTGGTCGGCTTCGACAGACGGATATATTGATGAAGTTTTGGCATATGTAGAAAAATCCCTTGTTCAGTTCAAGGATGCACGCGCGCAGTTGAGCATAGCAGCAAGCCACTAAAATAGAGAAAAAGGAACAGAAAATGCGTAAGGTTTCCGGAGTTGTTATTGCAGCCATTATGGCCGTTACTGGTGTAGCGCAGGCAGGCGATGTTTATATTACAGCTGGCGCATTGGTTGATGTAAAAGATGGTTCTATTCTTAAAGATCCGGCTGTGGTGGTGCGCGATAACCATATTGTTGCTGTAGGCAAGGCCGGTAGCTTTGAGGCGCCAGAAGGCGCTGAGCACGTTGATCTTGCCGGTATGACCCTGCTTCCTGGCGTCATGGACATGCATGTGCATTTATCTGGCGATGCTGAAACACCGTTTTTTGAATCTATGAGTTTTTCAGTGCCGCGCCAAACGGTGGTTGCTGTCAAAAATGCCAAACGCACGTTAATGGCAGGCTTTACAACAGTGCGTAATCTGGGCGCTGCTGGATACAGTGTTATAGGGGTGCGTGACGGCATTAACGCTGGCGATATTATTGGCCCGCGTATATTTGCGGCAGGGCATGCTGTTGGCATAACGGGGGGGCACTGCGACAATAATTTTGCTGCCCCAGAAAAACAGGATGTTAGCCCGGGTGTGGCAAACGGCCCTTGGGAAGTACGCGCCAAAATTCGGGAAAATATAAAATACGGTGCCAACGCGCTGAAAGTGTGTGCAACAGGCGGGGTGTTTTCCAAGGGTACCAAGGTTGGTATCCAGCAAATGACCGTTGAAGAACTGAAGGCAGCGGCGGATGAGGCGCATCAGCGCGGGCTGGTGATTGCAGCACATGCACACGGCACAGACGGCATTAAAGCGGCGATTGTAGCAGGCATTGATTCTGTGGAGCATGTTAGCTTTGTGGACGATGAAGCGGTTGAACTTGCCAAAAAGTTTGGCACTTTTTTCTCATCTGATATTTATAACACCGAATATACACTTGCTTACGGCGCCCAAAACGGCGTGCCAGAGGAAAATATCAATAAGGAACGTCAGGTATCGCAAATTCAGCGCGACAGTTTCACAAAGGCTGTTAAGGGCGGCGTGAAAATGGTGTTTGGGTCTGATGCAGGCATTTACCCGCACGGCGATAATGCTAACCAGTTTTCTCGGATGGTGAAATTTGGCATGACACCACTACAGGCTATTCAGGCGGCAACTATTAATTCTGCAACGCTGCTTAAAATGGAAGGCAGCCTTGGGCAGCTTAAAGAAGGTTTTCTTGCTGATATCATAGCGGTACCCGGTAAGCCACTTGATGACATTTCCGCACTGGAAAAGGTGGCTTTTGTTATGAAAGACGGGGTTGTTTACAAAAAACCATAGACATAGAAACTGGGCGGTTTTGTAAGGTTATTCTTGCTGTGCTGATTTGTATGTCCAGCGGCCATAATAATAAAGGCCAATGGCAGACAGGATACCAATAAAGGCCATGATATAGAACATGGTGCCAATATTGTAGTGTGCGTACAGTTCATTCATAAG
Proteins encoded:
- a CDS encoding serine hydrolase domain-containing protein; this encodes MFNCPIMQKALLYKIIALWSSFILLHTEVVFAEDFALTLPSDLRQKIVSHEGFYITDQETVGIKDNTYHAMGGVGKLLLTLVTLRLAGDGILTLDEAVAKTPNTLLDDQPFKVAITPRHLLTETAGFAVPPVIYSAANLKSYASEVRSAGKMAHHDPVGWAILIRLLEQKTGKPILKIIDDTLLLPLGLPITSLKVIDAKNPLLFLRGLKGTEQLLASLTRIIATNRSPYNTAPFLDSTLYQQLTGTLSWRMHPMGPSRTLGLGLHTTSHQHWFELFRTPYGNTSIMVFPAENIGFAYFGTDPEGFRADVIQFANSKLAPNPTSEASDTNALTSKTRINGLYTITEAPAEWLQTRLHQIRYGTIRLADSKDGTTLIVSKENTEEVPAPRVFRKVAPLYYVDAKGNTISFSPYKQGGYMMLDDHLYRFVGLIGDKRLVLDLVVPFFLLLLSSGIYIFRKRHTAWRRMGLTGLLGTLLITFGVAAEYYLWPKVVFLWDMPALVTLWRILLNAGIALTLSLPLFTLSFARKQKMPTGPFSILLVPLHLCLVSVAALGLFIILVAWGVAGNF
- a CDS encoding MipA/OmpV family protein; this translates as MIKYISLSIFSVVAFASPASAQTFVTDAFNNAVEAVQSGLDLIWPDDVAPDEINARLGVGFGFTPDYTGSDNYRFRIVPLIDIRYKDAWRLNGSLLTFKAYENGNFEAGPLLALSFGRDESNNPVLAGIGDISDTFEVGVFAHWKTKSALLSAEYRHGLGAGIGSSVRLTAGHGVFRKDNFVAMLVGRAKWISDKSAQTIFGITPQQSASSEYGLAAFNADSGFSEVSASIVGSLTLSEKVRVLSLLSYGRILGSPADSPLVTNDRGSKAQMVAGAGIAYNF
- a CDS encoding MATE family efflux transporter gives rise to the protein MTAQQIYHDRAWLKERLQRHFSELFRLATPTVLMRIGILGLGMVDTAMVGHYATQHLAWLNLANQSVIMFSLVVGIGLVSGIIVYTSNAYGTDDFIGAGKVWRRSVPFSALIGLILIGVAWPAEYWLTLLGQTPENAATSGHLVQILALGMPGHMLFITCTMFMEGVKRAEVGFYLMLFANIINVALNYMLIFGHFGMPEMGAEGSAWASTAVRWVMAITALIYVWNAPSLRKFAVRSPHGQAWNEWSDQRQIGYASGVSLAAEVIAFAALAVFAGWLGTVPLAAHGVASQMLGLPLMISIGIGFATTVRVGIAFSRRDKADILLAGCVGIFLNLVFAGILGLVIYFQNAEILAIFTKDSRIIEILLPIALIYAVGMVFDASQMVASLVLRGLKETWWPTYLQSFSFILVMLPFSYLLAFKADMGLKGLIMGMLIGVIVAFALQIARFWILMRRSF
- a CDS encoding OPT family oligopeptide transporter; the protein is MSDQTVKQQGPLTYGPYPELTPQAVIVGYFLGAIIAVSIGYASLKLGFSIEGSELAAILGFGILRGILRRRSIVENNVTQTVASAVNGASSGMMFSVPAIFILGYGYEFNPYILTFGAIAGAFLGIAFIIPLRKQMIDFERLTYPGGVAVASILKAPGAGITKAIMLVSAALVSGIVYGFTDGMDFDLFSWLNSLVGREILPEYLNGVWFISLMTVGVGFIAGRGGVAFIVGGYVCYWILAPLLDVTGLLPVVNGVEVTDPNSLRLMLFRPTGIGMLIGGAVIGVIFAFPLIKSAISSMQSSSKVASGISRDEMPIKLLYIAIIGASILLAVMAITSTKEVGIVRGILMALFGTVWIWMAGIILSEAIGRTNWSPLSGMTLIGVTILIIVTQSFGGMETGPAIIAAITVGAAACVAMSQATDLMLDLKTGYLVGATPRMQQAGQFLGAWLGPILIIVLIFVLHRVYGLGSNELPAPQGEALASMVKGITGGEVPHEKYIAGAALGGLLTALQGGLGITVGLGFYLPFNVVLTYSIGTLLREISDRTMGKAWSDNTGIPIAAGLIVGEALVGVGIATSMILNA
- a CDS encoding Xaa-Pro dipeptidase; the protein is MRKVSGVVIAAIMAVTGVAQAGDVYITAGALVDVKDGSILKDPAVVVRDNHIVAVGKAGSFEAPEGAEHVDLAGMTLLPGVMDMHVHLSGDAETPFFESMSFSVPRQTVVAVKNAKRTLMAGFTTVRNLGAAGYSVIGVRDGINAGDIIGPRIFAAGHAVGITGGHCDNNFAAPEKQDVSPGVANGPWEVRAKIRENIKYGANALKVCATGGVFSKGTKVGIQQMTVEELKAAADEAHQRGLVIAAHAHGTDGIKAAIVAGIDSVEHVSFVDDEAVELAKKFGTFFSSDIYNTEYTLAYGAQNGVPEENINKERQVSQIQRDSFTKAVKGGVKMVFGSDAGIYPHGDNANQFSRMVKFGMTPLQAIQAATINSATLLKMEGSLGQLKEGFLADIIAVPGKPLDDISALEKVAFVMKDGVVYKKP